The region CGCAAGAGCCGTGAGGATATACCCGGTTACAACAGATCTTTTCGACGAGTGTCCAGCCTCTGAACGGCTGGTGAATGGGAATACCTCGCGCAGGCTTCTGTCGAGCAGCCATATCCCTCCCCAGATAAAGAGCGCAATGTAGACCGGAAAGAGCGTATGGGTGAACAGGGGATTATCGACGCGCAGGTGGAGTGCGATTGCACCTCCAAGGTATCCGGTAAGGAGCAACGCCCCCAGCACGGCTGTCGCCGGAATGGCGTACAACAGGGTACAGATGAGTGCAACCACGGCGATTGCGTGAGTCAACTGCATCGGAAACTGAAGTTGCGCCTGTGCCTGCGCCACTTGCGGCGATGAGGTGAACTTGATCGAAGCGTCCATCAACATGAAGAGAATGCTGAGAACGATGAGGGCATAGCCGATGGAATTGCGACGCTTTGACGGTGCGTAGGTCTCGATTTCAACGGTCATAGGGGTGATCTTTCTTTTCTAGAGTGGTTGGAAGGCGGGCGGCGATGTCTCGGAGCATTGCCGCCCTCGGGATCAGCTCTGGCGAGATTCGAGCTCAGTGCGCAGACGTTCTTCACTCGCCCGAAGCTCCGGCGTCAGCTCCGAGCCGAAATCGTCCAGCTCGAAGATCTGCCTGATCTCAATTTCACCTTCCTCGTTCGAAGAGCCGGGGCACCGCTTCACCCATTCGATGGCCTCTTCTTTGCTTTTGCACTGCCAGATCCAGAAGCCGGCGATCAGCTCTTTGGTTTCTGCAAAGGGGCCGTCCATCACCATCCGTTTGTCTCCGCTGAAGCGAACTCGTGTACCTTTCGAACTGGGATGGAGTCCCTCGCCTGCGAGCATCACGCCGGCAGCGACGAGTTCTTCATTGAACTTGCCCATCTCTTCCAGGAGCTTCTGGTCCGGCATGGCTCCAGC is a window of Edaphobacter sp. 12200R-103 DNA encoding:
- a CDS encoding DoxX family protein; the encoded protein is MTVEIETYAPSKRRNSIGYALIVLSILFMLMDASIKFTSSPQVAQAQAQLQFPMQLTHAIAVVALICTLLYAIPATAVLGALLLTGYLGGAIALHLRVDNPLFTHTLFPVYIALFIWGGIWLLDRSLREVFPFTSRSEAGHSSKRSVVTGYILTALAALLILLTAVVKFTYVPKTGSPPPMFPPHHIHLLGYIEIVCTALYLFPATSFFGAVLVTGYMGGATAVNLRSGQAVLPSLVPVLFSILAWAGLWLRDSRLRVLFPFRRTVSR
- a CDS encoding YciI family protein, translating into MIIIKATPNSEAGAMPDQKLLEEMGKFNEELVAAGVMLAGEGLHPSSKGTRVRFSGDKRMVMDGPFAETKELIAGFWIWQCKSKEEAIEWVKRCPGSSNEEGEIEIRQIFELDDFGSELTPELRASEERLRTELESRQS